CActagtgttgtttttttttttgtttttttttgagacagtcttgctctgttgcccaggctggagtgcagtggcacaatcttggctcactgcaacctctgcgtgccgggttcaagcgattctcctgcttcagcctcccgagtagctgggactacaggcacatgccaccacgtcccactaatttttgtatttttagtagaggcagggtttcaccatattggccaggctggtctcaaactcctgaccttgtgatccgcccttctcagccttccaaaagtgctgggattacaggcgtgagtcaccgtgcccagccatggcACTAGTTTTAATGCCTCAGTTGCCCTGCCTCCCTCCTAAATAGATGTTAAAGGCTACTGCTGTCTGCCCATGTACACATGTTACACTTACCAATGCGTAACTTTAGCAGTAGAGTCTGTGGATCTGTGGAGTTCTAGTGTGGTTTTTCTCTCCAGTTGTTAAGCTCAAGGGAAGCAAATGTCTTACTCTCACGTATTCCTCACATATAGCACatggtaaaactttttttttttttttttttttgagacagtctggctctgttgcccaggctggagtgcagtggcgcatctcagctcactgcaagctccgcctcccaggttcacgccattctccctcagcctccccagtagctgggactacaggcgctcgccaccatgcctagctaattttttgtatttttattagagatggggtttcaccatgttagccaggatggtctcgatctcctgacctcgtgatctgcctgccttggcctcccaaagtgctgggattacaggcgtgagccactgtgccaggtctttttttttttttttttttagagacagagtctagctctgttgctagAGTGCACAAATCACAGCCTACTACAGCCTCCAACTttccagctcaagcaatcctcccacctcagcctcctgtgtagctaggactacaggcatatgccaccagcccggctaatttttgtattttttgtagagacagggtgtcgccgtgttgcccaggctggcctcaaactcctgggctcaagtgatctgcccttctcggcctcccaaagtgctgggattgcaggaatgagccaccatgcctggccaaaacattTTATTGATTAATTTGTGCTCTATGTGTTGACAATGGTGCTTCCTTGCTGTTCTCCCACCAACTCACTGGCAACGGGTTATAAACCCTTTTTCAGATCCTACTACGTGTCAGCCTACTTCCGGCTGGGGGAAGATGGTCATAGCGAGAGGGGAAGAATTAGTTCAGTGATGAGAACATGGTTGGTTCCTGCCTTCAACAAGCTTTCAATCTAATGCCTGATTTTTTCAAGAACAATTCAGAATGGTCTGAcaagggatttttttgttgttatttgttttttttcctgcctttcgGCCTCAGAGGCCATCTGGGAAAAATAGTTTAGAATTTCCCTGCCATTTCCCTGCTGTGCGGGGAGGAACATTTGAAATCGGACCTGGCGGGGTACCAGCAGGCAGCACAAGCAGGTGGGGTAGAGAGGGGCAGGACGAGGCCTCAGGAGCCGTCACCATAGCAACCCAGCCTGCTATCTAGTAGCTTATACCACCCACGTGGAGTAGCATACACTACTTTGTAATATCGTGGTTGTATCGTGAGAACTTTAAGATTTTGCAGTTCCCTATGGGCAGGAGTCCTGTTTGCTGCTACTTTACTGTACTAGGCttagaatattttatgaaaataactcACAGATCAGCCTCTGAGAAGTTCaagcccctccttcccttccGGGACGGAGGATCATAGAGCTGTATGGCGCAGCGAGGCCTCCTGGCGCCATCGAGACGCCCAGAGGACGGCTAGAGCGTTGCTCGCCGAGAGACTTCCTCTTCGTTAGTCCTCCTTCCCAACATGGCGCAGTCTATTAACATCACGGAGCTGAATCTGCCGCAGCTAGAAATGCTCAAGAACCAGCTGGACCAGGTAGTGACGGGCCCCATAGGCATCTCTTTCCCGCTCTACATCCCCCCTGCCCACGCGTGCTTCCTTGCGCCCGGTCCCAAGTTGGGAGCCTACCTTGCCCAGGCGAAACCTCTATCCGGTCCCAGGACCCGCCCCCTCTCCGTCCGCTCTCccttttccccatagccctctcaTTGACCCGCTATACCCGTCCTCTGTAGGAAGTGGAGTTCTTGTCCACGTCCATTGCCCAGCTCAAAGTGGTACAGACCAAGTATGTGGAAGCCAAGGACTGTCTGAACGTGCTGAACAAGAGCAACGAGGGTATGGGGTAGGGGGGTGAGGGCAACCTAAAGTGGCAAGCCTGCTTCTCTCGTCCCACCTCCTAATCCAGTTTTTCTTACCTGAAACGAGAAAATCCATTACATATCGTATACCGCTTCATGAACCCTTTGCATGTTGCCTACCTAGAATTGAAATGCACAGGACATTTCTCTGCTTCTATTGCCCCTGTTTCCGTTCTTTTCACACTGTCTGTGGGTGCTGTGCCCTCTTGGAACTCTCTTTAACGTCTTACATTGGAGCCGCTAACCTTCCCCAGGTGTTTGTCTTCATTGCTTTCACAGGGAAAGAATTACTTGTCCCACTGACGAGTTCTGTATCCTTTCCACAGGAACGGCTACCTGctgccttctccctttctccctcactCCTCCAAAAAGCGGGGAGGGGGATTGTTTTGATTACTTCAGTACTTCAGATTATCCTCTCCCCACAGTGATTTTGAtaacacccttttttttttttaaagacggaatcttgctctgtcgcccagactggagtgcagtggtgcgatctcggctcactgtaacctccgcctcccgggttcaagagattcttctgcctcagtctcctgagtagctgggactgcaggcacgcgccaccacgactggctaatttttgtattattagtagagatagagtttcaccatattggccaggctagtctcgaactcctgacctcgtgatctgcctgccttggcctcccaaagtgctaggattacaggcgtgagccactgcccccggccaagAGTACTCTTATTACACACTTTGTAGCTCTTTTATCTAACTTCACACCAACATCCAGCTAATGCCTTGTGAACACCAAGGAGTATGTATAGTTGAGATGTAATATTTCCCTTTGCTATTTGAGAACACTAATATGGAGATAAAGCTGGTGGTTTACACTTTGCTAATATCTTAGAAGATACAGGTAATAGACAAAAATAGGGGGATATAGGAACAGGGAGGTTGGCTCTGTTAATTGTGGCTCATTTCTGAACTGTCACTAAGAAACCTGGATTGTGTCCACTTGTTCAGTGTTTTACTTGAATGAGCAAGTTATGGCAGTAGGGCACCTTTAATCTGTAGTCTGAGAACTGACAGGCTAAAAGGAGCACAGGAATAGTAGTGTAGTAgggaatggttaaaaaaaaaattagccaggcacggttgctcacacctgtaatccccagcactttgggagccaaggctggcagatcacctgaggtcaggagttcaagatcagtctggccaacatggtgaatccccgtctctactaaatatacaaaaattagccgggcatggtggcacacacttgtgatcccaaccactccggaggctgagacagaagaatcactttaacccgggaggcagaggttgcagtgagccaatagtgcgccactgcactccagcctgggcgacagagcgagactctgtctcaacaaacaaaaaaaaaatgaacttcgGTAGGAATTATCTACTTCATGATTGAGGGTGTTAAGGGAAATGAGGCTGGCTTTCCACTTGTAGTACTCTACAACAGTAGGAAAACATTTATATCTAGTCTTTCTGATGGGGCTAATGAGAAGAATTGCAAGAACTGCTTAGAGGGTGAGAGATGGGATGAGGCAGAACAAAAGGGTATTCCAGCATACATCATTTTCTCCTTAAAGAACCaacttctctgtcttctttccatTTGGAGTTATTGTTCTAAGGCCTCCAGATTATTCAGTCCTTATGCCTTGAAGCTTTTTGGAAAAGGGTCTTTGGAGGCCAAGCAGGCTGGCTGGCGGAATCATGGCTCATGCTGGGCTAGTTTTTGCCTTAATACTTGCTCCTCAGATGTATGTCCCTGGGAAGCTGCATGATGTGGAACATGTGCTCATCGATGTGGGAACTGGGTACTATGTAGAGAAggtgagtgagagcatgtggatGCCCCTCTGAACAGGGAAGGGAAATTTAGGGGAAGTTCTAGAGTGCAACATGGCCAGAGGGAGTCTCCTTTTAGCCCCTCATTCACCTCTGATCTTGTAGACAGCTGAGGATGCCAAGGACTTCTTCAAGAGGAAGATAGATTTTCTAACCAAACAGATGGAGAAAATCCAACCAGCTCTTCAGGAGAAGCACGCCATGAAACAGGGTAAGTTTTTCCTGGGGCACCTCTTGACCCTGTCTATCTCCATGATAAAGAACATGGATTGCAGAGTGAACCACAGGGGTGTCCCCTTTGCTGGAGTAAAACTACGTCTTAGTTTCTCTTTGGAATCTTTAGAATCTGTGTATTGCATAATCACTATCTGTAGATTCCTGGGTTGAGTGTTTGAGAAATTTAGAGGAAGGAAATCATTTTTGTGCTTTGGTGGAGCTCCTATTTAATGAGGATGGAATGGGGGAATGAGATGAACACACAGGAAGGAATCATGATCCAAATGGACTGAATACCAGCAATTATAACCCTGACTGCACATGAGAATCACTCAGgaagtttaaaaagaaagcctGGGTCCATTCCAGATTGACTAAATCAACTTGGAAGTCAAGGGAAGGGAAGTTGTACCAaggtatgtttttttgttttaaaaaagctcCCCTCTGTTACAATCAGGATTCAGAACCAGTGTTCCAAAGGTAAAAATCTTTCCACATTATAGTTTTCTGATTATGTCAGACTCATTTAATACCAAGTGTGTTCGTTTTTATATCTCTGATTAGCAGGGgtttttttccccgagacagtctcattctcaccacacccagctgtggTTAACATGTTGATTGATGTATTGTAGACCCTAAATTTGTGTTAGTGACCCCACAGTGGATCACTGAGTTAAAGTTTTATTAACAGTGCCAgacacggtggctgacgcctgtaatcccagcgctttgggaagccgaggcaggtggatcacctgaggtcaggagttcaagaccagcctggccaccatggtgaaaccccgtctctactaaaaatacgaagttaacctgggcatggtggtgcatgcctgtaatctcagctattccggaggatgaggcaggagaatcgcttgaatcctggaggcagaggttgcagtgagccaaggtcgtgccactgcactccagcctgggtgacaagagcaagattccatctcaaaaaaaaaaaagttggctaggcacggtggctcaagcctgtaatcccagcactttgggaggctgagatgggcagatcatgaggtcaggagatcgagaccatcctggccaacccggtgaaaccccgtctctactaaaaaaaatacaaaaaaactagccggtcgaggtggcg
This sequence is a window from Theropithecus gelada isolate Dixy chromosome 11, Tgel_1.0, whole genome shotgun sequence. Protein-coding genes within it:
- the PFDN5 gene encoding prefoldin subunit 5 isoform X2; protein product: MAQSINITELNLPQLEMLKNQLDQMYVPGKLHDVEHVLIDVGTGYYVEKTAEDAKDFFKRKIDFLTKQMEKIQPALQEKHAMKQAVMEMMSQKIQQLTALGAAQATAKA
- the PFDN5 gene encoding prefoldin subunit 5 isoform X1, which produces MAQSINITELNLPQLEMLKNQLDQEVEFLSTSIAQLKVVQTKYVEAKDCLNVLNKSNEGKELLVPLTSSMYVPGKLHDVEHVLIDVGTGYYVEKTAEDAKDFFKRKIDFLTKQMEKIQPALQEKHAMKQAVMEMMSQKIQQLTALGAAQATAKA